In Desulfovibrio litoralis DSM 11393, one DNA window encodes the following:
- a CDS encoding MmcQ/YjbR family DNA-binding protein has protein sequence MKYPWLDEYCQAKQACIKDFKAEWNATRYLVGNKMFALCGKDNQGREIITLKTEPHYGLSLRQENPDIIAGYYMNKMHWNSVFLDGNVPDKLLKEMIDESYLLIFNGLSKKLQKELKEIVE, from the coding sequence ATGAAGTATCCTTGGTTAGATGAATATTGCCAGGCAAAACAAGCTTGTATCAAAGATTTTAAAGCGGAATGGAATGCAACCAGATATCTTGTGGGCAATAAAATGTTTGCCTTATGCGGAAAAGATAATCAAGGGCGAGAAATTATCACCTTAAAAACAGAACCGCATTACGGCTTAAGCCTACGCCAAGAAAATCCTGATATTATTGCGGGTTATTATATGAATAAAATGCATTGGAACTCTGTATTTCTTGATGGTAACGTACCTGATAAGCTCTTAAAAGAAATGATTGACGAGTCTTATCTATTAATTTTTAATGGGTTAAGTAAAAAGTTGCAAAAAGAGCTTAAAGAAATCGTGGAATA